A window from Limanda limanda chromosome 14, fLimLim1.1, whole genome shotgun sequence encodes these proteins:
- the LOC133018969 gene encoding bromodomain-containing protein 8-like, producing MTGRWQTGLERRPGTPLNFQREAINGCQDELTPLFTPVLETTVSHHAPSVPMTIAGMVEGQPEVPEFTEINNPGDGLAGGAISNMQHKLHVIGPTEPWSVREKLCLATSVMKSGHQNWVSVSRAIKPFAEPGRPPDWFSQKHCASKYSELLEATDAPKRKRGEKGEVVETVEDVIVRRLTTDRIDELKKRIKETQDKHRKLKREAELIKAGHLDSKLEELWEGIRQKKRAEEEEAEWKRKNTDAAFQARKVAKGTTKRVPDVYSPSGGGSPSQEFSPGPPLESLTLDLGSIKNASGSSRFMTFSESSGLAIEDINQASLLDDLAQKKLLCQKATPPPSPLLSELLKKGNILASNSRLISDGDLSSGNLIAAHDLQLALPSQPLSQATGAPMLSRLLEAGPTQLSAPLSFMVGTNSVSSTPLTASSLLPVDSTASASTEDKVSGLCEEDETVSYMGDELDLKTVGDIIAIIEDKADEAADALDAAAVEAALSLCEENGHALVSGAWEAGPFQPHDSHHIVPTGVPQASSLLCSLGGKTDVSEVQDETSASLSSLCHSQNHCLAVFPMGLRRVPISCSSSFNSRGLEHCATGAAPRPEAMRETGKVMKAENGISFGRGENASSSRVDNEINGPEAGEEEEGDGVEGFVSEPDGDMDLEPAASESEDGYSLHTASSSLQLHTTADSIPSSPASSQFSVCSEDLEALQAHKIWKKAIMLVWRAAANHRYANVFLQPVTDDIAPGYHSIVQRPMDLATIKKNIENGLIRTTAEFQRDIMLMFQNAVMYNSMDHDVYHMALEMQRDVLEQIQQFLATQLIMETSEAGISAKSLRGRESTRKQDSTDKDAVSMSSPAFLLSLFDGGTRGRRCAIEADLKMKK from the exons ATGACAGGGAGATGGCAAACGGGGTTggaa CGTCGGCCGGGCACGCCGCTAAACTTCCAGCGGGAGGCGATCAATGGCTGTCAGGACGAGTTGACACCTCTGTTTACCCCGGTGCTGGAAACCACTGTCTCCCACCACGCTCCCAGTGTGCCCATGACAATAGCCGGCATGGTGGAGGGGCAGCCGGAGGTGCCAGAGTTCACAGAGATTAACAATCCTGGGGATGGATTAGCTGGCGGAGCGATTTCAAACATGC AACACAAGCTGCACGTCATCGGACCCACGGAGCCATGGTCAGTGAGGGAGAAGCTGTGTTTGGCCACATCTGTCATGAAGAGCGGACACCAGAACTG GGTATCTGTCAGTCGAGCCATCAAACCATTTGCAGAACCTGGGCGGCCACCTGACTGGTTCTCTCAGAAG cACTGCGCCTCAAAGTACTCTGAGCTCCTGGAAGCAACAGATGCCCCAAA GAGGAAGCGTGGCGAGAAAGGTGAAGTGGTGGAGACGGTGGAAGATGTGATCGTGCGCAGGCTGACCACCGACAGGATCGATGAACTCAAAAAGCGAATCAAAGAAACTCAGGACAAGCACAG GAAGCTGAAGCGAGAGGCTGAGCTGATTAAAGCAGGACATCTAGATTCCAAACTAGAAGAGCTATGGGAGGGAATACGGCA GAAGAAgagagcggaggaggaagaagccgagtggaaaagaaaaaacacagatgctGCTTTTCAGG CCAGAAAGGTGGCAAAGGGCACAACCAAGCGAGTGCCCGACGTGTATTCGCCCTCAGGCGGCGGCTCCCCGAGCCAGGAGTTCTCACCAGGCCCCCCCCTCGAGAGCTTGACACTGGATCTTGGATCTATTAAGAAT GCTTCGGGATCGTCCAGGTTCATGACATTTTCGGAGTCTTCTGGACTTGCTATTGAAGACATCAACCAGGCGTCACTTCTGGACGACCTCGCCCAAAAGAAGCTTTTGTGCCAGAAGGCCACACCACCACCGTCTCCACTCTTGTCAGAGTTACTGAAGAAAGGAAACATCTTGGCCTCTAATTCCAGACTG ATCAGTGATGGTGACCTGTCCTCTGGTAACCTGATCGCAGCACATGACTTGCAGCTGGCTCTGCCGAGTCAACCTCTCTCTCAGGCAACAG GTGCCCCCATGTTGTCCCGTCTCTTGGAGGCGGGTCCCACGCAGTTATCTGCTCCGTTAAGTTTCATGGTCGGTACCAACTCAGTCTCCAGCACTCCTCTCACggcttcctctcttcttcctgttgACTCCACTGCCTCAGCGAGTACAG agGATAAAGTGTCAGGTCTCTGTGAGGAAGACGAGACAGTCTCCTACATGGGAGATGAGCTGGACCTCAAGACTGTGGGGGACATTATTGCAATCATTGAAGACAAG GCCGATGAGGCTGCTGATGCTCTGGATGCCGCTGCAGTGGAGGCTGCCCTGTCCCTGTGCGAGGAGAATGGCCATGCACTGGTGTCTGGTGCCTGGGAAGCTGGGCCTTTCCAACCCCATGACTCTCACCACATAGTGCCCACAGGGGTTCCACAGGCATCATCTCTTCTCTGTAGCCTGGGGGGGAAGACAGACGTGTCAGAAGTCCAAGATGAGACCTCAGCTTCACTCTCTTCTCTGTGCCACAGTCAAAATCACTGTCTCGCAGTGTTCCCCATGGGATTAAGGAGGGTTCCTATCAGCTGCTCGTCCTCATTCAACTCGAGAGGTTTGGAGCACTGCGCCACCGGAGCAGCTCCACGGCCTGAGGCCATGAGAGAAACTGGAAAG GTGATGAAGGCAGAGAATGGAATCAGTTTCGGGCGAGGAGAGAATGCCTCAAGCTCCAGAGTGGACAATGAGATCAACGGGCCAGAAgcgggcgaggaggaggagggcgacgggGTGGAGGGATTCGTGTCAGAGCCGGACGGCGACATGGATCTCGAGCCCGCGGCCAGTGAGAGTGAGGACGGATACAGCCTCCACACGGCGTCCTCATCCCTCCAGCTCCACACGACCGCAGACTCCATCCCCAGCAGCCCGGCCTCATCGCAGTT TTCTGTGTGCAGCGAGGACTTAGAAGCTCTACAGGCTCACAAAATCTGGAAGAAAGCCATTATGCTGGTGTGGCgtgcagcagccaatcacag GTACGCTAATGTCTTCCTGCAGCCAGTAACCGACGATATTGCACCTGGATATCACAGTATCGTGCAAAG gccCATGGACTTGGCCACCATCAAAAAGAACATAGAGAATGGTTTGATCCGGACGACCGCCGAGTTCCAGAGGGACATCATGCTGATGTTTCAGAACGCTGTCATGTACAACAGCATGGATCACGACGTGTACCACATGGCACTGGAGATGCAGCGTGACGTCCTGGAGCAGATTCAGCAGTTCCTAGCCACCCAGCTCATCATGGAGACGTCCGAGGCCGGCATCAGCGCCAAGAGTCTGAGGGGCCGTGAGAGCACACGCAAACAGGACTCGACTGACAAG GACGCTGTCTCCATGTCTTCTCCTGCcttcctcctttctcttttt GATGGAGGCACCAGGGGGCGCCGGTGTGCCATAGAAGCTGACCTCAAGATGAAgaaatga
- the gng8 gene encoding guanine nucleotide-binding protein G(I)/G(S)/G(O) subunit gamma-8, translating to MSNNMAKIADARKTVEQLKLEVNIERMMVSKAAADLMAYCETHAKEDPLVTPMASSENPFREKKLFCVIL from the exons ATGTCTAACAACATGGCCAAGATTGCAGATGCTCGGAAGACTGTAGAGCAGCTGAAACTGGAGGTGAACATAGAGAGGATGATG GTATCCAAAGCAGCAGCCGATCTGATGGCCTACTGTGAAACTCATGCCAAAGAGGATCCCCTGGTGACACCAATGGCTTCCTCTGAGAACCCGTTCAGGGAGAAGAAGTTATTCTGTGTAATACTATAA